The sequence TGCTGACCGGTTGGCGGGCACAGGCGCATATCGCCTTCGACGTGCCGCCTTCGGCCTTTGTACCGCCGCCGAAGGTCACCTCCTCCGTGGTTCATATCGTGCCGCGCAAGGCCCCCCTGCCCTGTGCGCTGAACGCGCTGGAGCGCGTCACCGAGGCCGGCTTCGGCCAGCGTCGCAAGATGCTGCGGCAGAGCCTCAAGGGTCTGGGCGTGGACACGGGCGCTCTACTGGAGACCGCCGGCATCGCCCCGACGGAACGCGCCGAGCGGGTGACGGTGGAGGGTTTTGTCGCCCTGGCCAATGCCTGGGTGGCGATGCGGCAAGCTGGAAGGGACTGAGCGCGGCGGCCCGCGCTCCTTCGCCGCTATTCCACCAGCTCGGCGAGTTCGCGGTCCAGCCGTTCGATCACGGGCTCAAGACCCGGCTGACGTTCGCGCCGCAGACGCTCGGCGAGCAGGATGTTGCGCAGATTGGCGAAGGTCGAATTCAGGTCGGCATTGACCAGCACATAATTGTAATCGCGCCAATGCGCGATCTCGGTGCGTGCGTTGCGCAGCCGTTTCTCGATCACGCCGGAGGCATCCTCGGCGCGCCGCTCAAGCCGCGTCTTCAGCTCAGCCGCCGAAGGAGGCAGGATGAACACGCCGACAATGTCCTGGCGCATCTTCTCATAGAGCTGCTCGGCCCCCTGATAGTCTATGTCGAACAGCACGTCCCGCCCGGCGGACAGCGCGGCTTCCACCGGTTCGCGCGGCGTGCCGTAGAAATTGCCGTGCACCTCTGCCCATTCCAGGAGGTCGCCGGCGTCGCGCAGCCGCTCGAAGCGCTCGCGCGTGAGGAAGTGGTAATGCACACCCTCGACCTCGCTCGGCCGCCGCCCCCGCGT comes from Ancylobacter polymorphus and encodes:
- the gmk gene encoding guanylate kinase translates to MLILSSPSGAGKSTLARLLLEQNPDIYLSVSVTTRGRRPSEVEGVHYHFLTRERFERLRDAGDLLEWAEVHGNFYGTPREPVEAALSAGRDVLFDIDYQGAEQLYEKMRQDIVGVFILPPSAAELKTRLERRAEDASGVIEKRLRNARTEIAHWRDYNYVLVNADLNSTFANLRNILLAERLRRERQPGLEPVIERLDRELAELVE